TCAGTCAACGGGGGATCGACATTCAACGCTGCGTCACACGCCTTTGCACTCGCCATGTGGTGCGCAACTGGACAGACTCCGCAGATCCTCGTGGTTATTATCGGCAAGTCTTCGACTTTTCTTCCCTCGCAGAACTTCTCAAAGCCCCTCAACT
This is a stretch of genomic DNA from Candidatus Bathyarchaeota archaeon. It encodes these proteins:
- a CDS encoding nickel-dependent hydrogenase large subunit, yielding MKQISIDPITRLEGHGKIDIFLDDAGNVVNAYMIIPELRGFEKFCEGRKVEDLPIITTRICGVCPVAHHMASAKACDAALNVDPPLT